The Armatimonadota bacterium DNA window CTCTTCCATATCGCGATTGGTGGCCGCTACAAATCGCACGTCCACCTCGATCGGCTTGTTTCCGCCGAGGCGTTCGATCTGCCGTTCCTGCAAGGCGCGAAGAAGCTTCACCTGCACCAGCGGCGGTATGTCTCCTATCTCGTCCAGGAAAAGCGTTCCGCCGTCTGCCTGTTCAAACTTCCCGATGCGGTCTGAATCGGCACCTGTATAGGCGCCCTTGAGGGCGCCAAAGAGTTCGACCTCTAAAAGAGTCTCTGGGATCGCGGCGCACGAGACGGCGACGAACGGCTTGTCGGCGCGGGCGCTCTTTTCGTGGAGCATTTTGGCAATCATTTCTTTGCCTGTGCCGCTCTCTCCGGTTATAAGCACGGTGGCGCGAGCGTCCGCCGCGCGCTCCACTATGGCCAGGGTCTTTTTGATCGCTTCGCTCTGGCCGACGAACTGAACGCTGCTCTTGGCCTTGTGTCGGCCGTTCTTAGCATTTTTCGGCTTGGGTTCCTGAAAACTGACCTTGACCAATCGTTTCAACACATCCAGGTCGAACGGTTTGGTCAAGTAGTCCAGCGCTCCATTGCGCATAGCGTCGACAGCCGAAGGGATTGCGCCGTAAGCGGTAATGATGACTGCGGGGAGGTTGGGATGCGCTTCTCGAGCCTTCTTCAGCAGGTCCAGCCCGTTCATATCGGGCATCACTACATCTGAAATCATGAGGTCGACCGGCTCTTCGGCTAACTTCTTGAGGGCCAAATGTCCGTTGGGCGCGGTCAACACGTTATAGCCCTCCTTAGAGAGGGCGGCGGTCAGTACTTTCCTAATGTTCTCTTCGTCGTCTACGACCAGTACGGTTTTCGTTTCTTGCATCCTTCGCTCATCCTCCGCTCATCCTTCCAGTCGGTTCTACCTAAAGTCAATTGTCGGAATAACTTGGGATTGTCTCAATGTCTATGACGCGCGTTGCGCCAGTGGCAAGAAGACAGTGATTTCGGCGCCATAGCCCTCGTTGCTTTCGAGCGCGATCGTTCCGCCGTGCGCTTCCACAATCTTTTTGACGACGCTCAAGCCCAGGCCTGTTCCCTGCACCTTTGTCGTAAAAAAGGGCGTAAAGATCTGTTCCTTGATCGCTTCGGGTATGCCGCAGCCCGAATCTTGGACCGAAAACCACCCAAATCCATCCTTCGCTCCTGTCGAAACGGTGATTGTTCCGCCGTTCGACATTGCCTGCGTCGCGTTTTGAATCAGGTTCTGAAGGATCTGCTCCACTCTTGCAGGATCGGCGTCGACCTCCGCCTTCTCCGCTAATCGAAGGCGGGCCTCTACGCCGTGCTCTGTCAAAAACGGCTCAAATATCCTTACCGTTCGCGATGCCAGGCGTCCTAAGTCTACCCGCCTCCGGCTCAAAGCCAGGGGCTTGGCAAACTCCAAGAATTCGTCCGCGATCGCGTTGAGACGATTGACCTCCTCTGTAATAATTTGTAGGAAATCGGCCGCTTCGTCCGACAGCGGCTCCTGCGCCAACAATTGGGCGGCGCCGCGCACCGCGGTCATCGGATTGCGCAACTCGTGAGCGATAGTGGCCGTCATCTGTCCGATCTCGGCCATGCGCGACATCAGCCCCATCTGCTCTTCCATCTTGGCTTGTTCTGATACATCCTCGAATACAACGACGGCGCCCAATGTAGCGCCGCTCTGATCGATCAGAGGGTTGATGGCAAAGTCGACGAGCGTCAGGCGGCCGCTCTGTTCGCAGCGCTGCTTGTACAAGCGGCTTGGTTCGCCCTTGTCCAACGATCGGCCGATCGCATCGGCTACGGCGGGCCCGTCGTGATTGTCCAAGCAGAGCGCTGCTCGGAAATTCATGCCCTTGGCCTGCTTGGCGGATCGACGGGCTATCTGTTCGGCCGCCCGATTCCATTCGATCACTCTTCCTTCGCGATCCAGAGTTGCAACGCCGGCCCCGATCGACCTGAGAACGTTGTCTAAAAACGCGGCCATCTGCTGGTTCTCTTTGAACCGCTGTTCCATCGCGCCAAAGAGCCGAGCGTTTTCCACTGCGGCGCCGGCCTGATTGACAAACGCGGACAAGAGGCTCAGCTGCTCCTCGCCAACCGGCTTTGCAGAGCCTGGGTGATCGGCCGCCACGACACCGATACAGCGACCTCGGACTGTAATCGGAAGGGCGACATAGTGATCGGCGCCGATCTGCCGACCAAATCCTTTCATAGGCTGCGGCATCAGGCGCGCGTTTCGCGCTATGATCGCCTTGTTCTCCTTGGCGACCAGACCGATGACGCTTTGGCCCCTTTTGAATCCTGCTGGCGGGAAGATCGATTCGTGATAGCCCCTTGCAACGACGGGCATCAGCGTTTGGCCCTTGTCCGATGACAAAAAGACGGCGCAGCGCTCGAAACCGGCGACGCTCAGTATTTGATCGGCAACGGCGTTCAGCACCGTCCCAACGTCCAGCGTGGAGTTTACGATGCGGCTCATCTCGATCAGCGTCGTCAGCTCTTTTAGGCGCAGATTCAAATCGTGGTGCAGTCGGGCATTGGAGAGCGCCAAGCCGACCTGGCTGGCAAAGACGGTGAAGAGTCGCAAATCCTCAGCGCTGTAGGGCGGTGAAGGGTGCAGCCGACGTATCGTCAGCACGCCAAAGCTGCGTCCATCGCCATCCTTTAGCGGCACGCAGATAGACCCGCTTATGTCGGGCCTTGCTTTGACCCCTTTTAATCTGGGGTCCAGCGCCGGATCAGTAATCATCATGGGTTCTCCCGAAGTCGCCACCTGTCCTGCTATGCCTTCTCCCAAGTTGACGCTGGTTTCCTCGACAATGTGCGCAGGCAAACCGTGCGTAGCGGCAATTCTGAGCCTTTCGCCCTCCATCAACATAAGGCTGCAGGCTTGTGAGTCCATCACTTGCGCGGCTCGCTCGGTGATGAGGCTGAGGAACGATTCTAGCCCGCTGCGCTCGATTGCAAGCGAGGTTTCGTAAAGCGTCGCCACCTCGACCAGGCGCTTTTCCGTCTCGATTCGCGCGCGCTCCAGCAGGGCCGTCATCGCCTCGTGCTTCAGAAGGAGCATTATGCATGTCTTCCAGGCGACCGAGACGGGATCGCCATACTGGGACGCAATGGCTATGACCGTATAGTTAGCGCACGGCCATCCATAGAGCGTTAGGCCGCCTGGAACGCCGATCTCGACCGGTTGGCCCTCGAGCGCCGCTTTGACCGCCGTCTCCTTTGGAAGCGGGGACTCGCTCCAATCGCCCTCCGACCCCATGATCATGGAGCCGCCCGCCGTGTAGATGCCCGTCCAAACGGCTCCCCATTCGTCCGCGACAGAGATCAATTGGCACAGGGCCTCGGTTCCCGGCCTGGAAGCTGCTCTCTCCAGAGCATCGCTGAGGGAGAAAGTGGAAGCCGCCGCCGCTTGCTTGGTCATGCTTTCCATTATTGGCAAGGCCGTGCCAACGATTCTACACTAACTAGTTGCCGCAGGTATAATCGAAAGCGAGGAGCCTATTGGAATGAACGCTCTCGCAACGGGTCTTTTGTCGTTTCTCGCCCTTAGTTCCCTCTTTGCCCAGCCCTTCCGATACACATTGAAGGAGGGGCAGGTTCGCTCTTACAAGGTTATGGTGTCGCTAGACGGCAATTTGCCGATGCCGGGCGGATTGGGCGGAGACGGCAACATGAAGGTCAGCTCCGAGATGTTCTTCAAGGTCAAGAAGACGCTCGAAAGCGGAGACTCCGAAACCGAGGCGGGCCTAACGCAAATCGATATTGAACTGAACGGCCAGCCGTTGACGCTCGCGCTCGACATGGTTAAGCAGTACATCCCCGACAACGAGGCGGTGGTCTCCAATCGAGGCGAGGTCAAGAAAGTCAAGGGCGGCGGACAGCTTCCGGTGCAGTTGCCCGGCTTTGACCCTCGGAACATGGTCTCGCTCTTTATGCCGACCATTCTGCCCGAAGGAGACTTGGAACCCGGGGCGGCCTGGGAGTTCAAGCACAAGTTTGGCGAGGGCGCGACCGAGTTCATAACGCCGATGAAGGCCAAGTTCGAGGCCTGGGAGACGATCGACGGCGTCCGACTGATGCGCATTGGGCACGAGTTCGAAGCCAAGACGTCTACGACGACGCTAAAGGGCACCATGACGGTCTGGCTGGACCCTGCTAAGGGACTGCTCCAGAAGTCTGACCTGAAAGGGACGTATGAGACAAAGGCCGATGCGGACGCGCAGCCGATGAAGGCTCGAACGTCTATCCTAGTAGAATTGTTGCCAGAACCGAAAAAACCATAGATTCCTAATCCAAAGGGGGCTTTACAATGAAAAGAGGCTATGCCGCAGCAATCGTCGGGCTGATCGCCGTATTGGGCACAAGTTTCGCCCAAGATACAAAGTACACCCTGCGCCGCGCCTTCAAGACCAATGAAATCCAGAAGGTCAAGATGAGCGTTGAAATGAGTGGCGAGATGAACATGGGCAATGCCGAACAAGGCATGCCGATCGAGTTCGATATCCAGTCCGTTCTGCGCAATAAGATCGCTGGCATTGATCCTGCCGGCGTGGCCACGATGATTACCAACGTCGAATCGTTCTCCATGTCTATGAACGGAATGGACATGGGGCCGGAGATGATGGGCCAGGACGATCCGACCAAGACCGTCATAACAACCTATCTGGACAACCGAATGAAGCCGCATCGAACCGAGTTGACGAACACGGGCGGCGGCATGTCTCCGATGATGGGGTCTCAGATGAACCCCGCTTCGATGATGCCGATGCTGCCCGAAGACCCGGTGGCAGTCGGCGAAAGTTGGGAAGGCGAGATGCCCAATCCGTTCGCAGCCCAGTTCCCTGGAGCGCCCGGTACGAGCCGCCCGGTCAAGACGACCAACACCCTTGTGGGCATCGGCGAACACGGCGGCAAACCCGTCTACCTCGTCAAGCAGGTTGTCAACAGCGAGATCAAGTTGGACGAGAACGCTCTGAAGTCAATGGCGCCCGAAGGCGCGCCCGACACGCCCTTTATGGGGAACATGGCGATGAAGATGAAGGGCGATATTCTGCATTATTTGGACAAGGCGACCGGTCGGATTGTGAAGAGCGAAGGCAAGACCGAAATCCACATGGACATTACTGGCGCGCCCAACGAAGAGGGCTCGACCCAGGCCGTTACCGCAATGTCGATGGCGATGACCGCCTCGCTCAAGATGACCGAAACCGAGTTCGCACTGCCGGCATCTGCGATCAAGGCTCCTACAAAACCTGCCGTCAAAGCGCCGACCAAGCCCGCTCCCAAAAAGCCAGCCGCCAAGCCCGCGCCCAAGAAGCCGGCAACGACGACCAAGAAAAAGTAAGAACTATCGATCCTTGCGTCGAGACAGCATCACGATCAGCACGGTCGCCAAGATGTTGAGCAAGATCACAAGGATCCATGACGCCGCGGCTGCCCGGCCTATCTGATTGAACGAAAAGCCGTACCGATAGGCCAGCATGGAGAGCGTTACGGTCGTATCGCCCGGGCCGCCGCCCGTCATGATGAGGGGCAGATCGAACATCTTCAGGGTGTCGATTGCGCGGAACAGCAGCACGAACATCAACGGAAAGCGCAGATAAGGCAGCACGATCTCTCGAAATCTCTGCCAGGCGCCCGCATTGTCCAATCGCGCCGCCTCTTCGATCTCGGGCGGTATTGAGGCCAAACCGGCGGTCGCCATCAAGACGACGAACGGCGTCCACTGCCAAATTTCTGCTGTCAGGATCGCATTCATTGCTAAGTCTGGATCGATGAACCAGGCCTTTTGCGTTACATGGCCGATCGGACCATGGGCATCGAAAAAGTACTTGAAGAAGAAACCGACTACCAGCGGCGACAGCATCATGGGTAAGAAGACGCAAAGCCGGATGATGCCAAACCCCGGTTTTTTTTGCCACAAGAAGAGCGCGATCGCCGTTCCTAACGCCAGTTCGACGATCAGGGCTTTTCCGGCGATTTCAAGGGTTACCCAAAGAGCGGAATAGAAACGAGGATCGGACAGTAGATCCTTGTATTGCTTGAAGCCGATCCATTGCCATTCCTGGCCCGTACGGTAGTCGGTCAGCGAGACGGCCAGCGAGAAGAACATTGGGAAGACAGAGAGCGCAAAGAGCCATAGCAGCGCGGGCAGGTAGAAAGAAAGCGCTAAACGTCGATCCCGCACCATGGTATGATTCTTTCTGCACGGGCGCCTCGGCTCCTGTCAATGCACACCGATGCCCACAGCGTTAGTAGCCGGCGGAGCAGGCTTCTTAGGCTCGCACCTGGTCGATAAACTGATCGACGAGGGCTGGCGCGTTCTAGCCATCGACAATCTGATCACGGGCGACTGGTCGAACTTGGACCATCAGCCAGATGTCGTGCGAATCGAGGCCGATGTTTCCCGGCCGCTCACTATCGACGAGGCGATCGACGGCGTCTTTCATCTCGCTTCTCCCGCCAGCCCGGTCGATTTTGCACGGATACCGTTCGAGATACTTCATGCCGGTTCTATCGCGACCGAGAGGCTGTTGGAGTTGGCGATTGCTAAGAACGCTCGCTTTTTATTCGCCTCCACCTCAGAAGTTTATGGCGACCCTCTGGTCCATCCTCAGAGCGAGACGTACTGGGGCAACGTCAACCCGATCGGCGTGCGCGCGGTGTACGACGAAGCAAAACGTTTTGGCGAGGCGACGACTATGGCCTTTGCGCGGTATAGGAGCGCCGATGTGCGAATCGTCCGTATCTTTAACACTTACGGCGAGCGGATGCGACTGGGCGACGGCCGCGTGGTGCCCAATTTCGTCGGCCAAGCGCTGAGAGGCGAGCCGCTCACGGTCTATGGCGACGGCTTGCAGACTCGAAGCTTCTGTTATGCGAAAGACCTCATCGATGGCATTTATCGACTGTTTCAAAGCGGCTGCGCCGAGCCGGTCAACATCGGTAATCCGACCGAGCACACCATCTTGGAGTTTGCCAAGGCCGTGCAGCGACTAACCGGCAGCCAATCGCCCATCGTGCATCGGGAGTTTGTAACGCCGGACGATCCCAAACAGCGGCGACCGGACATCGCGAAGGCTAAGTCGATTTTAGGGTGGGAGCCTGCAACCTCGTTAGACGATGGCCTAAAGCGCACGATAGAGGACTTTCAGAAGCGGATCAGCCGCGCGCAACCTTGAGCGCGGCTTGCACAATTCGCTCGACGCTCGGCGCAAAGGCGTCCTCCAGAGGCTCGCTCATGGGCACGGGCGTATCCAGTTCCGTAATCAGTTCTGGCTTAACGTCCAGATAATCAAATCCCGTGCGTCCGTTCTCAAAAGCGTGCTCCATTGTCTGCCGAGCAATCTCCATGGCTACGCCGCACATGGGGAAGCCCTCGCTGACGACGACCAGACGACCGGTCTTTCGGACAGAGTTCGCTATGCAGGCC harbors:
- a CDS encoding SDR family oxidoreductase, which codes for MPTALVAGGAGFLGSHLVDKLIDEGWRVLAIDNLITGDWSNLDHQPDVVRIEADVSRPLTIDEAIDGVFHLASPASPVDFARIPFEILHAGSIATERLLELAIAKNARFLFASTSEVYGDPLVHPQSETYWGNVNPIGVRAVYDEAKRFGEATTMAFARYRSADVRIVRIFNTYGERMRLGDGRVVPNFVGQALRGEPLTVYGDGLQTRSFCYAKDLIDGIYRLFQSGCAEPVNIGNPTEHTILEFAKAVQRLTGSQSPIVHREFVTPDDPKQRRPDIAKAKSILGWEPATSLDDGLKRTIEDFQKRISRAQP
- a CDS encoding sigma-54-dependent Fis family transcriptional regulator, with protein sequence MQETKTVLVVDDEENIRKVLTAALSKEGYNVLTAPNGHLALKKLAEEPVDLMISDVVMPDMNGLDLLKKAREAHPNLPAVIITAYGAIPSAVDAMRNGALDYLTKPFDLDVLKRLVKVSFQEPKPKNAKNGRHKAKSSVQFVGQSEAIKKTLAIVERAADARATVLITGESGTGKEMIAKMLHEKSARADKPFVAVSCAAIPETLLEVELFGALKGAYTGADSDRIGKFEQADGGTLFLDEIGDIPPLVQVKLLRALQERQIERLGGNKPIEVDVRFVAATNRDMEEAVKQGTFRNDLYYRLQVVQIELPPLRDRIEDVEPLALHFLAKHCAENGRCLESIETEAMRALKAHDWPGNVRELENAIERAVALADPKATVLTLDLLPDSLLALR
- a CDS encoding sugar ABC transporter permease yields the protein MVRDRRLALSFYLPALLWLFALSVFPMFFSLAVSLTDYRTGQEWQWIGFKQYKDLLSDPRFYSALWVTLEIAGKALIVELALGTAIALFLWQKKPGFGIIRLCVFLPMMLSPLVVGFFFKYFFDAHGPIGHVTQKAWFIDPDLAMNAILTAEIWQWTPFVVLMATAGLASIPPEIEEAARLDNAGAWQRFREIVLPYLRFPLMFVLLFRAIDTLKMFDLPLIMTGGGPGDTTVTLSMLAYRYGFSFNQIGRAAAASWILVILLNILATVLIVMLSRRKDR
- a CDS encoding GAF domain-containing protein, whose translation is MTKQAAAASTFSLSDALERAASRPGTEALCQLISVADEWGAVWTGIYTAGGSMIMGSEGDWSESPLPKETAVKAALEGQPVEIGVPGGLTLYGWPCANYTVIAIASQYGDPVSVAWKTCIMLLLKHEAMTALLERARIETEKRLVEVATLYETSLAIERSGLESFLSLITERAAQVMDSQACSLMLMEGERLRIAATHGLPAHIVEETSVNLGEGIAGQVATSGEPMMITDPALDPRLKGVKARPDISGSICVPLKDGDGRSFGVLTIRRLHPSPPYSAEDLRLFTVFASQVGLALSNARLHHDLNLRLKELTTLIEMSRIVNSTLDVGTVLNAVADQILSVAGFERCAVFLSSDKGQTLMPVVARGYHESIFPPAGFKRGQSVIGLVAKENKAIIARNARLMPQPMKGFGRQIGADHYVALPITVRGRCIGVVAADHPGSAKPVGEEQLSLLSAFVNQAGAAVENARLFGAMEQRFKENQQMAAFLDNVLRSIGAGVATLDREGRVIEWNRAAEQIARRSAKQAKGMNFRAALCLDNHDGPAVADAIGRSLDKGEPSRLYKQRCEQSGRLTLVDFAINPLIDQSGATLGAVVVFEDVSEQAKMEEQMGLMSRMAEIGQMTATIAHELRNPMTAVRGAAQLLAQEPLSDEAADFLQIITEEVNRLNAIADEFLEFAKPLALSRRRVDLGRLASRTVRIFEPFLTEHGVEARLRLAEKAEVDADPARVEQILQNLIQNATQAMSNGGTITVSTGAKDGFGWFSVQDSGCGIPEAIKEQIFTPFFTTKVQGTGLGLSVVKKIVEAHGGTIALESNEGYGAEITVFLPLAQRAS